From the Jilunia laotingensis genome, the window ATGGTCATCTTCCCATCAGCGGTAATGGTAATGGACAGAGGGACATATAAATCCGTTTGCGGATAACAAACGCTGGCTGCATAAACGATCCCTGAAGGGGTAGTCTTATTATAAACCATTCCTTCAAGAATAGATTTAGACAGGAAATCATCCCCTACCACGGAAGCAAAATCATGCTTAGTAAAAGTTTTGTTGAATACCGGTTCACTACCACGGGTCAGACGAAGTGTTATTTTATTATCGACGTATGTATCACCCGAAGGGCTAGTCACATGTGACAACTCCTCGTCCGGTGTTCGTGAAATCAAAGAATGGTATTCTTTTCCTTTGAATTTAATATCTACCTCTGCTTTCGACGACTGCATCCGTTGAAGTCCATGCGCATCCGTACTATCCAGCATCGCAAGAAGCGATCCTTCGTTTTTATTACTATTCTTATTACCGCAAGAAACGATAACTGCCAGCACCGGCACGAGAAACAGATATATAAGTTTCTTCATCTCTCAGACTGTTTTTTGAATTACCGGGCAAAGGAACAAAAAGACACGGAATTACACAAGCATATGACCTGATTATTCACCAAAGGGATTATTTACGTTTCTGCCCATCCCGTGACTTATGGCCATTCCGCATCTTCTGCATGTGTTCGGCCTGCTTCTTCGTATATGACTCATACTGTTCATTAGTAAGAATCTTCTTCAATTGTGCATCATACGCATCACGGGAAGCCCTCATCTCTTCACGCATCTTTTTACGGTCTTCCTTCGTCATTTCAGATGCCTTTCCCTTCCCTTTTTTATCACATTTCTGATCCTTAGACATGGAAGCTTTATTACACATCTTCTCAGTTTGAGCCAAATTCAACTCAAGTAGCTGTTGCTTCTGGGTATCGTTCAATGAAAGCTCCTTCGCCATGCGTTCCGTCATCTTCTCAGCACGTGCTTTCGGATCCATTTTCTTTCCATCACGCGGTCCTTGCGCCATCATCACTCCACCCATTAAAAACAGGGTTACCATAAAAAAAACTATTCTTTTCATCTTTACTTCTTCTTTTTAGTTAATACTATTATTCATTGGTTGCAACTGGGTATATGACCGAATACAGGACAGGAAGTTTAATCCCGACAATCGTTTTAACAATATATAAACGATTTGCAGGGATGTTTTAAGAAAACCTATCATTTTGTTGTTCCAATCAACTGATAGAAATCTTCTATTGGATAAGCCAAAAGATTTCCTTACCTTTGTTTACAAAATAATGAATAAAGAAACAAGATGAAATATATCGGAGCACATGTCAGTGCCTCTGGCGGTGTGGAAAATGCACCGGTCAATGCACACGAGATAGGCGCTAACGCCTTCGCCCTCTTTACTAAAAACCAACGTCAGTGGGTAAGCAAACCATTGACCGAAGATAGTATCCGGCTATTTAAAGAAAACTGCAAGTTGTATGGCTTTCAACCGGAGTACATCCTTCCACATGATAGTTACCTTATCAATCTGGGACATCCGGAAGAAGAAGGACTTGAAAAGAGCCGTGCAGCCTTCCTCGATGAGATGCAACGTTGTGAACTATTGGGTTTGAAATTACTCAATTTCCATCCCGGCAGCCACTTAAACAAAATACCGGTAGAAGATTGCCTCAGTCTCATTGCGGAAAGTATCAACATAGCCTTGGATAAGACGAAAGGTGTGACCGCCGTCATTGAAAACACTGCCGGGCAAGGCAGCAATCTCGGAAATGAATTTTGGCAGTTAAGGTATATAATCGACCGCGTAGAAGATAAATCCCGGATCGGGGTATGCTTGGACACCTGTCATACTTTTACAGCCGGATATGACTTGCTCGATGATTATGAAGCGGTGTTCCGGGAATTTGACGAAGTAGTAGGTTTCCATTATTTACGGGGAATGCATCTGAATGATTCCAAAAAAGAATTAGGTAGCCGGGTCGACCGCCATGACAGTATCGGCAAGGGACTGATCGGCTTCCCATTCTTCGAGAAGCTGATGCGTGACAGCAGATTTGACAATATGCCATTGATATTGGAAACGATAGATGAAGCATTGTGGCCTGAAGAAATAGCCTGGTTGCGCGAACAATCGGAAAAATAATTCCAGTCTCGGTTAAAAGGGCAATCAATAGATATTGGCCATACTGACCAACGGTTCATACAGCTTTTCAATATCTTGTGCGTCCATTTCAATCTGTACCTGATCTCCCGGGATCAATCTTGTCCCGGCAGGTTTCAGGTCTTTCCGGTCGCGATGAACATTCATAATAATGCAATGCTCCGGCAATTGAAGTTCGTCCACGACTTTTCCATCGAAATAAGATCCGGTCATGATCTCGACAGAAAGCGTATAACGCTTCTGCTGCTGAAAGTCCGGAGTATTTATCATATCGTCATACAGCGTCACATTGAATGGTTTAATTTGCAGTAGCTCCGTAAAGTAATAAGTCAATCCGCCTACCACCACAGATGGATAGAAGACTTCAAAATGACCGGTTATTTCTGTAATCAGAACAATGGCGGTCAACGGAGTGCGGATCACAGCAACCAAAAATGCAGACATACAAACCAACATTATATAACTCACGTTCTCTTGAGCAATAAATCCCTTCTGTACCAATATCAACGCGATAATCTGTCCGAACAATCCTCCCGTAACCAACGTCGGGATAAAATTGCCTCCCGGCAGCCCCGATGCGATGGAAAGAGCAGTAAAGACAAAATGAATCATCATCATAGCCAGCACCCACATGATCTGTGTACTGCCATCAGTCGCCTGTCCCAATAAAAATTGTTCCCCACCTCCCGTAAGCGATACCTCTACCAATGAAATGGCGTAAGCCACAACCAATAAATAAAGCATCTTCATACATACAGAATGTTTCACTTTTGAATAAACCCGCTTAAAATAAAGAGTTAGTTCTGAATAAAACTTTCCGAAAAGGGAAATCACTACAGCCAACAACAAGAACAACTTTACCTGCGACCAAAAAGACAATAAAGGATCTACAGCATCAATCAAGTGATAAGGATTCATCGGAAATATCCAACTTGCCACTCCGCTTGCTACCACCCCGGCAAGTAAAGTCGTAATAGCCGTTTTCGGTGCATCAAAGCGTTCAATCGATTCGATCACCAACAAAGAAGATGCCAACGGAGCAGCGAATGCAGCCGCCAATCCCGCACCGGCACCGGCTGCCAACAGTTGCTTCCTCTCACCTGCCAAAACCCGCCCCCATTTGGATATCAGACTGCCTACATATGAACCGATCTGGACCGAAGGACCTTCACGCCCTAACGACAAGCCCGCTGACATGACAAGAACACCGCCAACAAACTTCGAAACCAATTCAATAAAAGGATGCCTGTAAGTGATGCGCCCATTGATCACTCCCCGCGTTTGGGGAATACCTCCTCCCGTAATTAACGGCATCTTCTTAACCAACCACGAAACAAAAATCAGGATTCCCCAAAGGAAAAAGAATAATGGAATATACCAATACCAATGAGGATGAGAATCAAAGAAAGTACGTCGAGCATTGAAAAAGAACTGCAAGAGATAATGGTAAGGCACAGCAATAAGCCCTGTCAGCAATCCTACGAATATACTGACAAAGTATAACCGTGCATCAATAAGTTTCAACTTCCAGAC encodes:
- a CDS encoding DUF4890 domain-containing protein, with the protein product MKRIVFFMVTLFLMGGVMMAQGPRDGKKMDPKARAEKMTERMAKELSLNDTQKQQLLELNLAQTEKMCNKASMSKDQKCDKKGKGKASEMTKEDRKKMREEMRASRDAYDAQLKKILTNEQYESYTKKQAEHMQKMRNGHKSRDGQKRK
- the nfo gene encoding deoxyribonuclease IV, with the translated sequence MKYIGAHVSASGGVENAPVNAHEIGANAFALFTKNQRQWVSKPLTEDSIRLFKENCKLYGFQPEYILPHDSYLINLGHPEEEGLEKSRAAFLDEMQRCELLGLKLLNFHPGSHLNKIPVEDCLSLIAESINIALDKTKGVTAVIENTAGQGSNLGNEFWQLRYIIDRVEDKSRIGVCLDTCHTFTAGYDLLDDYEAVFREFDEVVGFHYLRGMHLNDSKKELGSRVDRHDSIGKGLIGFPFFEKLMRDSRFDNMPLILETIDEALWPEEIAWLREQSEK
- a CDS encoding DUF4738 domain-containing protein, with product MKKLIYLFLVPVLAVIVSCGNKNSNKNEGSLLAMLDSTDAHGLQRMQSSKAEVDIKFKGKEYHSLISRTPDEELSHVTSPSGDTYVDNKITLRLTRGSEPVFNKTFTKHDFASVVGDDFLSKSILEGMVYNKTTPSGIVYAASVCYPQTDLYVPLSITITADGKMTILREEFLEEAYDVDSI
- a CDS encoding ClC family H(+)/Cl(-) exchange transporter, with the protein product MFEHWKSLEGVRKWHVWKLKLIDARLYFVSIFVGLLTGLIAVPYHYLLQFFFNARRTFFDSHPHWYWYIPLFFFLWGILIFVSWLVKKMPLITGGGIPQTRGVINGRITYRHPFIELVSKFVGGVLVMSAGLSLGREGPSVQIGSYVGSLISKWGRVLAGERKQLLAAGAGAGLAAAFAAPLASSLLVIESIERFDAPKTAITTLLAGVVASGVASWIFPMNPYHLIDAVDPLLSFWSQVKLFLLLAVVISLFGKFYSELTLYFKRVYSKVKHSVCMKMLYLLVVAYAISLVEVSLTGGGEQFLLGQATDGSTQIMWVLAMMMIHFVFTALSIASGLPGGNFIPTLVTGGLFGQIIALILVQKGFIAQENVSYIMLVCMSAFLVAVIRTPLTAIVLITEITGHFEVFYPSVVVGGLTYYFTELLQIKPFNVTLYDDMINTPDFQQQKRYTLSVEIMTGSYFDGKVVDELQLPEHCIIMNVHRDRKDLKPAGTRLIPGDQVQIEMDAQDIEKLYEPLVSMANIY